Genomic window (Helianthus annuus cultivar XRQ/B chromosome 3, HanXRQr2.0-SUNRISE, whole genome shotgun sequence):
TATATTATTACTTTGTTTCAATCTACAAAAGATATACAGTGCTATGACCTATTAAAACACAGTCTAGATACTTAAAACACAGTGCCAATAATGTGATCTGGGAACCAACCTATCTATGTCATCAAGCATCTATAccttaaaacaaacttaaaacaCATTAATATCAATACAGAAACTAAAGAGTTTACAAAAACCTTCAAGTATTAAAAAGATTGACTTCAACTTCGAATATCTGTGAAAACACATTACATATAACAGGCTGATGGATCCTAAGGAATATAAGCCAAATTAAAATTGTTAAAACACATTAACATTTAAAGAGGCTGATGGTTTGTCTGGAAAAGGCATTGTTACAGTTGTGTGACCCCTTAAAACACAGTCTACATACTTAGTGCCAATAATGAAATCTGGTAAGCAACCTATCTATATCATCAAGTGTCTATGCCTTAAAACGAAGTTAAAACACTTTAAATATCAAATACAAAAACTAAATAGTTTACAACAACCTTCAAGTATACAAAGGATTGACTTCAGATTCGAGTATCTGTGAAAACATACATTAAAACAAGTTAACGCACTTTAACATCAATAACATAAACTAAATAGTTGAAAAAACCTTCAAGTATACAAAAGAATGACTTCAGGTTCGAATATCTGTGAAAACACATTACGTATAACAGGCGGATGGATTCTAAGGAACATAATCCAAATTAAAAATGTTAAAACACATTAACATTTAAAAGGCTTGTGTTTTGTCTGGAACAAAGTTAACATTTAACATTTATAGTATGCTAAAACACATATGGCTACTAAAACACATTAACATTTAAAAAGTATGCTCGTTACTCTGGAACAAAGTGAGTACTTAAGACACAGTTGAAAACTGCACTTTATGGActaaaacaagtttaaaacacatttttaacgAAGTAAACAAATATGCCAAACCCACGAACAAATCCAGAATCCCGTAAAACAGATATGGCTACTACATAAAGAGCTTAAAACTAAAACACAAAAGCAACTATTTTCATAAAATGTCGAATACAAATCAGTCTTAAAATCACCAAAACCAAATCTCAACACAAACATacgataaaaaaataaaactaaaaaacgGATAGTTCAGCAAAGTACTTAGAAAAATATTGATAAAAAAAGATCCTACTATGCCATCTCCTCATCGTCCATATCTGCATCGTTTCCAGATGTGTAAaacacatcatcatcatcgttcAAACCAGTACCATCACCTTGAACAACCATAGCAGCATCTCCTTCAGGAATTGTGTCTTCATTACCACCAGCATTCCGCGAAGAACCTGCCTCAGCCCCAGCCACGTTGTATTTCCAGCACGTTACTCTGTTATGACCGTATTTTTTACATAATGAACATTGACGAAGTTTACTTCCAGACTGACTTACGGCTCGCTCCTTTTGAGATTTAAGGCGTTTATGAGAACCACAGCCCTTGAACCTGGTACCAACTGGAACACGGATAGTGGTCGTGCTCTCTGGAGCAACTCCTAGCAGTTCAGCAAATCGGTTACGTCGTGTCTTGGGAGGTGCATTTATTTGAGCTTCATCCGCGGCTGACATAAACTGCTTGATATGGTCTCGAAAATCAGACAACTTATCAAAATTTGAAATCAGCTTGTTAACGACATACTCCGTTGCGTGACTAATCTCCCGAACACACCGGTTAACCTCGTCACTACGATCTGGATTTCCACCATCCGTAAGAATGGACCCGGGGGAACTATTTGGAACAGCTTCACGCGTCCAACGCCTCAATATATATTGTTTAGGAAACTCCCTTATATCAAGAATCCGTAACACGCAAAAAATGTGACTACAAAACAGCCCAAACTGCTCAAACCTGTTGCATGTACACTTAACAGTAACATCCTCCTCGCGTATCATAACCTGTAACatttaatatcaataaaacacagttcataaaaaaataaataatagacaAAAAATAAGACCACATAAAGAAAAAATAAACAATCACCTCAAAGTACGAAGAACATGGCTGATCGAGATCCTTTATAAAAAACTTAATGAAATCACCGACGTGATCTAATCTGACACTCGCACAACGATGAATAGCATGTTGAATCTCGAGTTGAACATCAAAAAATAAAGTTCTAGTATATATTTGAGCTGCTTGCTTCTCGAGAACAAAATCACTCCACTCTCCAGGGTTGGTGTATCGAGTGTCATGATCGTTTTTTCGGTGCTCATGCCTTTGCGCTTCAATAGCCGTATCAAAGTGGCTAAGAAATTCAACCAACGTGCACTTTGGATTGCTAATTTTTCCAAAAAAGTGGTTCTCGCTTTCGGACCTAGATGATGTCCGCATAAGACCAGACATTTCTTCTTCACGATAGTAAGCTGGAATCCATGATTCACGTAGCCCATATATATACGTCAGCCATTCATGGTCGGTTAACCCGAAATCATGAATAATAGCGGCCCATTCAGCCTCAAAAGCTTCGGGCAATAGAGAATCAGTCCAAACAACTGCAGACAATCTTTTCCTGAAATCTGTATTTGAACATAAGGCAGCCCCAACCTAAAATGGCACATTGTATCGtgaatgacaaaaaaaaaaaaattttaaaacacagaacaaatcacacaaaaaataaaaaaaaaataaaaccctgCCATATAAAACCCATACCTTTGTAGTGAGTTTATCCATGATATGCCACATACATAACCGATGCCTCGACTCAGGCCAAACATCAGCTATAGCCCTTTTCATCGCAGGGTCTTGGTCAGTAACGATTACAGGAGGCGCGTACCCGTATGCGTTCTTGATCGCCCTAAGTAACCAGCTATACGTCTCTGCCGTTTCCGAACCGAGAATTGCAGCACCAAGTGTCACGTTCCTATTATGATTATCAATCCCAGTAAAAGGGACAAACATCATGTTATACctttaaaaaaacacacaatcaGCGATGAAAAAACAAATCATGATGTATTTATAATACAGTAAGATTTAAAACACaataaatatgtaaaaaaaataaactcaTAGTTACTTGTTACGCTTGTATGTAGCATCAAATGATATAACGTCCCCAAACATATAATAATTTCTCTTCATATCCTCGTCGGCCCAAAAAATGCACTTCAACACACCTTCGTCTGTGGTTTCATATTCACAAGAGAAGTTCGGTAAAAACTCCTTTTTTCTCATCAAACGCTTGACAAACATTTCCGCATCAAACTCTCCGATAAAAAGATTTAACTCCttcttgaaatttttaaaatCGACTTTGGTAGCACCGACTTTGTCGAACCCACCATACACTTCCTTCATAATGTTAAATGCACGAACAGGCCCGATGTTGAGATGTGACATCTTGTTTATCATCTCTTCGTGTGCACGATTAATACCCCTGTTTTCCTTGAGAAGATGTAAATCTTCTTCATGCACAAAATCGTGGTTGTGCGCCTCTATAAAATGATAAAGCAAATACTTCTTAGCATCGGTAAGTTTTATTCTGATCGCAGCCTGGCATCCGGTCCTTTTTGATGGTACCCTACGTACCCACCTATCGGACGGCTGATCTACTAAAGTATCAACTGGTCGAAAGTCTTTTTGACCCTCCTTTGAACAGAAAAAGTACTTGTTTATAACAATACCACGGTTCTCGTGCTGTGTGCCCTTCCTTACAGTCCAACCTCCCGCTTCTGCGtaagttttataaaagttatacgCGTCATCAACTGTGTCGAATAACATTCCCTCTGCTGGCGTCAACGAAGAGGGTGAATCCGGAATATATCTCTTCGTTTCGGTGTTTGGAGAAACTTGTTCAACACCACGTAATTGGTAATTAGGTGCATCTACAAGACATGACAAAAAAGGGTATAAAACACATAACTAACCAAACATAACGCAACTTAAAAAACAGCGATTCAATGATAAGAGGTGAACCTATAAAAAAACATTCACATCAAACTCAACAACTGTTGAAAACACATCACATATAACAAACTGATGTTTACACATAAAGAGTTTAAAATAAACATGAACAAAAAACTGCAACTATGGAATTTAAAACACAACATTCAACTATGTAAAAAAAGGGGTGACCTTCATACTACAAACCATCATCCAACTCATGTGAAACAATGAACAAAAACACCCTGAACATGTatgactgttaaaacacaacaccAATAACATGATGATGGTTTGGCACAACCTCAGCATCTGTTGAAACAAGTAATTGGTAAAACACATTACAGTTAAAAAACACATCATTTAATAAGAAACTACAAAAAAGAACTCATAACTAGTAAAACACATTACTTTTAAAACACAACATCCAATAATAACACGTAACTAGTAAAACACAGTACATTTAGAACACATCATTCAATAAGAAACTACATTAGAACACATAACTAGTAAAACACAGTCAATTTAGAACACATCATTCAATAAGAAACTAAAATAGAACACATAACTAGTAAAACACATTACTTTTAAAACACAACATCCACTCTGgaacattaaaaaaaaattgtcttCAGGCTCaataactgttaaaacacaacactATTTAACAGACAACATTAACATGATTTATATAAAAGGTTGACTACAACCTCAATATCTGTTGCAACAGGAAACTTGTTAAACACAATACGGTTAAAACACAGACAAATAAGAATCTGTataactgttaaaacacatcaccaacaACAAAGCTTGATGGTCTTgctcgtaaaaaaaaaaaactgtggATTTTAACAAGGTGACCtctgctgttaaaacacatcatcAAGGTTATGAAAACAATGTGTAATCTTTATGTACTTAATACAGCTCGACAACtctgctgttaaaacacagcatcaAGAACAATCTGAATATTTTGAATAAAGGTTATAGTAAAACAATACAAAAATGCTAAAAAGGTAACTGCAATTACCATCTGCAACATCAGCGAGGGTGTTCGAAGCCATGATCTTTCAGACTTAAAAAATATAGAATAAGAACTTTGCTGATGAATAATAGGATGATCGGATTATAATATATAGATGTGTGTTTCGTGTTCGTGGAATTTGGAATAGATTTGGATTGAAAAGAAACTACAATCCCGAATTTGATGCATAGAAATCAGTTACAAAACGAAACATGCAAAAATATATAAATTGAGATAAttaccaaaaataaaaaaaatatatgcaaTTACATgtttgcccttctagttaaaataCATCCCTGCCACATGTCACTATactattgcttcctagactttctaggaaaatagGACTTTCCACACAACTCCTACTCTTCGTGCTTATATTATGTATGTTTTAGTTGGTCTACGATTTGACGTAAGTTATGTTCAGAAACGAGTCAGGTATGACATTTGGCGGTACAAATTCAAGTTACTTTAGGTTTTGaagccgccgcaacgcgcggcgggtcaAAAATTCTAGTTACACTTCACTTCGCATCCACATCCAAAACCAACTTCTTAAATCTTTTAATACTCACCCTTTTCGGCAGCATCAGTTTGACGTCTGCAGCCAAGGCATCCTCTCCTCGCCGCCCACCCCACCCGTTGAACCGTCCTCCAACCACCATCTGCATCAGTCGCCGATTGAAGCCGGAACCACAGTCAGATCGTATTTCCGGCACCGTTCGTCGCTGAGAGGATCGTGTAACAGAGCATTCGACACCGTCAGTCAATCCCTTTGCATCTGGTAAACCTTCAGCACTCCTGTCCTGTATGAAAAGTTGCAGGTTTAGTTTAGGCCCTTTTTGTTTAAGAAGGGCATATCCGTCATTTTATTTGAATTTTGCTGAAAAGTCTAACGTCAATACACGGGCTTAGATCATttcaagaaaagaaaaaaaaaaaaagatttgatatttTATTAAGCCAGAAACTGTTGTTGTTTCAATGTTTCGTGAATTTTACGCAGATTTGAATTCCAGGGTTTTCTATTCAAATATCTCCaagcgctctctctctctctctctctcactacaAATTATTCTGCTATTCAATTTTCCACAGGTAACATGCTTCGACTATCGCAATGTGTTTGTTCGATTTTGTTTTCTATTTATCAATTGCAATTATGCttcaatttgttttttttttttttctattttcagGTGTTACAATCCACATAGGTTTCAACGACATTAACGCTGCTAACGATTCTCATTACCTACACTAGGTACACACAATCATTCCTCAAGTTTCGTTGCTTATTGCTTATG
Coding sequences:
- the LOC110931931 gene encoding protein FAR1-RELATED SEQUENCE 5-like gives rise to the protein MASNTLADVADDAPNYQLRGVEQVSPNTETKRYIPDSPSSLTPAEGMLFDTVDDAYNFYKTYAEAGGWTVRKGTQHENRGIVINKYFFCSKEGQKDFRPVDTLVDQPSDRWVRRVPSKRTGCQAAIRIKLTDAKKYLLYHFIEAHNHDFVHEEDLHLLKENRGINRAHEEMINKMSHLNIGPVRAFNIMKEVYGGFDKVGATKVDFKNFKKELNLFIGEFDAEMFVKRLMRKKEFLPNFSCEYETTDEGVLKCIFWADEDMKRNYYMFGDVISFDATYKRNKYNMMFVPFTGIDNHNRNVTLGAAILGSETAETYSWLLRAIKNAYGYAPPVIVTDQDPAMKRAIADVWPESRHRLCMWHIMDKLTTKVGAALCSNTDFRKRLSAVVWTDSLLPEAFEAEWAAIIHDFGLTDHEWLTYIYGLRESWIPAYYREEEMSGLMRTSSRSESENHFFGKISNPKCTLVEFLSHFDTAIEAQRHEHRKNDHDTRYTNPGEWSDFVLEKQAAQIYTRTLFFDVQLEIQHAIHRCASVRLDHVGDFIKFFIKDLDQPCSSYFEVMIREEDVTVKCTCNRFEQFGLFCSHIFCVLRILDIREFPKQYILRRWTREAVPNSSPGSILTDGGNPDRSDEVNRCVREISHATEYVVNKLISNFDKLSDFRDHIKQFMSAADEAQINAPPKTRRNRFAELLGVAPESTTTIRVPVGTRFKGCGSHKRLKSQKERAVSQSGSKLRQCSLCKKYGHNRVTCWKYNVAGAEAGSSRNAGGNEDTIPEGDAAMVVQGDGTGLNDDDDVFYTSGNDADMDDEEMA